Proteins encoded within one genomic window of Bacillus thuringiensis:
- a CDS encoding monovalent cation:proton antiporter family protein — MEHHTSVLSLMVVVAIAFFVPLLLQRFKLKALPVVVAEIIAGIFVGKSGFNIIEPDMWLQVLSTLGFIFLMFLSGLEIDFSIFKQKGKKNTTNEPNTFQAASIIFFFIFILSYALSLLFVWLGFVDNAMFMTLIISTISLGVVVPTLKENNLGKTAIGQIILLVAVIADLVTMILLAVFVGLNSESGQSMWLLLLLFGAGIVIYFIAKRFKNIPYLDSLKAGSVQIDTRAVFALILILVGLSESVGAENILGAFLAGVLVSLLSPNEDMVEKLDSIGYGFFIPIFFVMVGVNLEVWSIFKEPSSMLMIPILIVGLFISKLLPSLVLRKWYPRNIVLGSAILLTSTLSLVIAAAQIGEKLGIISPSLSASLILSAVITCIFAPILFKKMFPKVETPKPKVSIIGASRITLPLSLDLKREDYDVTLYMMRQNKINDEEAKSHDFPIVKLDDITIASLTEQTAFHADRVVVATSDDEQNLLLAEHAKELGVEHVIASVEDPLLQEKATQEHIAVFSTINSTRILLRALIDKPSLVRLITTANETVREVELRSNKYNGVALRRLPFLGDVLVIQIYRGNTALIPHGDTRLQHGDTLLVTGSKEHIDTLKSILE; from the coding sequence ATGGAACATCACACTTCTGTTCTATCACTTATGGTTGTCGTTGCAATCGCGTTTTTCGTTCCCCTTTTGTTACAACGCTTTAAATTAAAAGCACTTCCTGTCGTTGTTGCAGAAATCATCGCAGGAATCTTTGTAGGTAAAAGTGGGTTTAATATTATTGAACCAGATATGTGGCTTCAAGTCTTATCGACACTAGGATTTATCTTTCTTATGTTTTTAAGCGGTTTAGAAATTGATTTTTCTATCTTTAAACAAAAAGGGAAAAAGAATACGACAAACGAACCAAACACATTCCAAGCAGCAAGTATTATCTTCTTCTTTATTTTCATCTTATCTTATGCCCTATCATTACTATTCGTATGGCTAGGATTTGTAGATAATGCAATGTTTATGACTTTAATTATTTCAACAATTTCTTTAGGTGTTGTCGTTCCAACATTAAAAGAGAATAACTTAGGAAAAACAGCAATTGGACAAATCATTTTATTAGTCGCTGTTATTGCAGATTTAGTTACAATGATTTTACTCGCTGTATTCGTCGGATTAAATTCCGAAAGCGGCCAAAGCATGTGGCTCCTTCTCCTTCTATTCGGCGCTGGTATTGTTATTTACTTCATTGCAAAACGCTTTAAAAACATTCCATACTTAGATAGCTTAAAAGCTGGTAGTGTACAAATTGATACACGAGCTGTTTTTGCACTCATCTTAATATTAGTTGGTTTATCTGAATCGGTTGGAGCAGAAAATATTTTAGGTGCCTTCTTAGCAGGTGTACTCGTATCGTTATTATCACCAAATGAAGATATGGTTGAAAAACTTGATTCCATCGGATATGGTTTCTTCATTCCTATTTTCTTCGTAATGGTTGGTGTAAATTTAGAGGTTTGGTCTATTTTCAAAGAACCTTCTAGTATGCTCATGATCCCAATTTTAATTGTAGGACTCTTTATCTCAAAACTGTTACCATCACTCGTTTTACGAAAATGGTATCCACGTAATATCGTACTGGGGAGTGCCATCTTATTAACATCGACACTTTCTTTAGTTATTGCAGCTGCACAAATTGGTGAAAAACTAGGAATCATCAGTCCAAGTTTATCTGCTTCCCTTATTTTAAGCGCAGTTATTACTTGTATTTTCGCACCTATATTATTTAAAAAGATGTTCCCGAAAGTAGAAACGCCAAAGCCAAAAGTTTCTATTATTGGTGCGAGTAGAATTACCCTTCCGTTATCACTTGATTTAAAACGAGAAGATTATGACGTAACACTATATATGATGCGTCAAAATAAAATAAATGATGAGGAAGCGAAATCACATGACTTCCCTATCGTGAAATTAGATGACATCACAATTGCATCATTAACTGAACAAACAGCATTTCATGCAGACCGCGTTGTTGTTGCAACAAGCGATGATGAACAAAACTTATTATTAGCAGAACATGCAAAAGAGCTAGGTGTTGAACATGTTATTGCAAGTGTAGAAGATCCACTTCTACAAGAAAAAGCAACGCAAGAACATATCGCCGTATTCTCAACAATTAACTCTACACGTATTTTATTGCGTGCACTAATTGATAAACCAAGTCTCGTTCGCTTAATTACAACAGCAAATGAAACAGTCCGTGAAGTTGAACTACGGAGTAATAAATATAACGGCGTTGCACTTCGTCGCCTTCCATTTTTAGGCGATGTACTAGTCATTCAAATTTATCGTGGGAATACAGCATTAATTCCACATGGTGATACAAGACTACAACACGGTGATACATTACTTGTAACAGGCTCAAAAGAACATATCGATACACTAAAAAGCATATTAGAATAG
- the qoxD gene encoding cytochrome aa3 quinol oxidase subunit IV, with the protein MSQNNNQANGHAHSGFPWSHVFGFILSLALTFLALYVALYTSLPLSTILTTIIIMAVAQALLQLIMFMHLKEGEGRVQILTMIYSFFVATATVGLTVWIFFSM; encoded by the coding sequence ATGAGTCAAAATAACAATCAAGCAAACGGGCATGCGCATAGCGGATTCCCTTGGTCACACGTTTTCGGATTTATTTTATCGCTTGCACTAACGTTTCTAGCACTATACGTGGCACTTTACACAAGCCTGCCACTTTCAACGATCTTAACAACTATTATCATAATGGCTGTTGCGCAAGCGTTGTTACAATTAATCATGTTCATGCACTTAAAAGAAGGAGAAGGAAGAGTTCAAATTCTTACTATGATCTACAGTTTCTTCGTTGCAACTGCAACAGTTGGTTTAACTGTATGGATCTTCTTCTCAATGTAA
- the qoxC gene encoding cytochrome aa3 quinol oxidase subunit III — protein sequence MAALDKSLPLEYQSEQSRLNILGFWIFLGAEIMLFATLFASYLVLAGRTADGPTPAQLFELKTLLIQTLLLLTSSFTCGIVIHEMRKHNQKAMLGWFVLTLLLGAGFLFFEIEEFIMYIGEGATIQTSAFLSGFFVLLGTHGAHVTGGIIWAICVIIQILKRGLTPVTARKVFIISLYWHFLDLVWVFIYTLVYLNGMVA from the coding sequence ATGGCGGCTTTAGATAAAAGCTTACCTTTGGAATATCAATCCGAACAAAGCAGATTGAATATCCTAGGATTCTGGATTTTTCTTGGGGCTGAAATTATGCTGTTCGCAACACTTTTCGCCTCTTATCTAGTCCTTGCTGGTCGTACGGCAGATGGCCCAACTCCAGCGCAACTGTTTGAACTTAAAACGCTTTTAATTCAAACATTACTACTTTTAACAAGTAGTTTCACATGTGGTATCGTAATTCACGAAATGCGTAAGCACAATCAAAAAGCAATGCTTGGATGGTTTGTCCTTACATTACTTTTAGGTGCAGGCTTCCTATTCTTCGAGATTGAAGAGTTCATTATGTATATTGGTGAAGGCGCAACAATTCAAACAAGTGCCTTCCTATCTGGATTCTTCGTTCTTCTTGGAACGCACGGAGCCCACGTAACAGGTGGTATCATTTGGGCAATTTGTGTTATTATCCAAATTTTAAAACGAGGTTTAACACCAGTTACAGCTCGTAAAGTATTCATTATCAGCTTATACTGGCATTTCCTTGATTTAGTTTGGGTCTTTATTTACACACTAGTTTACTTGAACGGGATGGTGGCGTAA
- the qoxB gene encoding cytochrome aa3 quinol oxidase subunit I, with translation MKLDEFFVTGDPIIYGADASIVLVTLAIIFVLTKYKKWKWLWDEWLTTVDHKKIGAMYIISAVIMLFRGGMDGLMIRAQLTFPETTYLNAEHYNGIFTTHGTVMILFMAMPFVMGLMNLVVPLQIGARDVAYPFLNALSFWLFFVGAMLFNIAFVIGGSPDAGWTSYFPMAGTEFTSGVGNNYYAIALQISGLGTLMTGINFLVTILKMRTPGMTLMRMPMFTWSILITTIIIIFAFPVLTVALALMTFDRLFDAHFFTMASGGMPMLWANLFWVWGHPEVYIVILPAFGIFSEIISTFSRKRLFGYSAMVYSMVAISLLSFVVWLHHFFTMGAGPAVNSFFSISTMAISIPTGVKIFNWLFTLYKGRIRFTVPMLWSLAFIPNFVVGGVTGVMLGMAAADYQYHNSYFLIAHFHYVLIAGTVFAMLAGFTFWYPKMTGHMLNERLGKWTFWIFMSGFNICFFPMYFLGLDGMTRRMYTYSESLGWGWLNQIASVGAVMMGIGFLLLCYNVIWSARHGERDTTGDPWDGRTLEWATQSPVQHYNFAKLPEIKEADAFWYMKKRGETVTPAAEDLKPIHMPSNSGVPIIASLFFGLAGFALVFSWFWLAAIGGVGILACLIYRSFDYDDGYYVSVDEIKETEHIA, from the coding sequence GTGAAGCTTGATGAATTCTTTGTCACAGGTGACCCGATTATTTACGGTGCAGACGCTTCTATCGTTCTTGTGACATTAGCAATCATTTTCGTACTAACAAAGTATAAAAAATGGAAATGGCTTTGGGACGAATGGTTAACAACTGTTGACCATAAAAAAATCGGAGCCATGTATATTATTTCTGCGGTTATCATGTTATTCCGTGGTGGTATGGATGGTTTAATGATCCGTGCACAGTTAACATTCCCAGAAACAACTTATTTAAACGCTGAACACTATAACGGAATCTTCACAACACATGGTACAGTAATGATTCTTTTCATGGCAATGCCATTCGTTATGGGATTAATGAACCTTGTAGTACCATTACAAATTGGTGCTCGTGACGTTGCATATCCGTTCTTAAATGCTTTAAGTTTCTGGTTATTCTTTGTCGGAGCAATGTTATTCAACATCGCTTTCGTAATCGGTGGTTCTCCAGACGCTGGGTGGACTTCTTACTTCCCAATGGCAGGTACAGAGTTTACTTCTGGTGTAGGAAATAACTACTACGCAATTGCATTACAGATTTCAGGTCTCGGTACGCTAATGACCGGTATTAACTTCCTTGTTACTATCTTAAAAATGCGTACACCTGGTATGACTTTAATGAGAATGCCAATGTTTACTTGGTCAATCTTAATTACAACAATTATCATTATTTTCGCTTTCCCAGTATTAACAGTTGCTCTTGCATTAATGACATTTGACCGTCTATTCGATGCTCACTTCTTTACGATGGCGAGCGGCGGTATGCCGATGTTATGGGCCAACCTGTTCTGGGTATGGGGTCACCCTGAAGTATATATCGTTATTTTACCGGCATTCGGTATTTTCTCTGAAATCATTAGTACATTCTCACGTAAACGTCTATTCGGTTACAGTGCGATGGTATACTCAATGGTTGCAATTTCTTTACTAAGTTTCGTCGTATGGCTTCACCACTTCTTCACGATGGGTGCAGGTCCAGCGGTTAACTCGTTCTTCTCGATTTCGACAATGGCGATTTCGATTCCAACCGGTGTTAAGATCTTTAACTGGTTGTTTACACTGTATAAAGGACGTATTCGTTTTACAGTTCCAATGCTTTGGTCATTGGCATTTATTCCAAACTTCGTAGTCGGTGGGGTTACAGGGGTTATGCTTGGTATGGCAGCAGCTGATTATCAGTACCATAACAGCTACTTCCTAATCGCTCACTTCCACTACGTATTAATTGCAGGTACAGTATTCGCTATGCTTGCTGGATTCACATTCTGGTATCCAAAAATGACTGGTCATATGTTAAATGAACGCCTAGGTAAATGGACATTCTGGATCTTTATGAGCGGATTCAACATCTGTTTCTTCCCAATGTACTTCTTAGGTTTAGACGGTATGACTCGTCGTATGTACACTTACTCTGAAAGTCTTGGATGGGGATGGCTAAACCAAATCGCATCTGTTGGTGCGGTAATGATGGGTATTGGCTTCCTACTTCTTTGCTACAACGTAATTTGGAGTGCACGTCACGGTGAACGTGACACAACTGGAGATCCATGGGATGGTCGTACACTTGAATGGGCAACTCAATCTCCTGTACAACATTACAACTTCGCGAAGCTTCCTGAAATTAAAGAAGCTGATGCTTTCTGGTACATGAAGAAACGCGGAGAAACAGTTACACCAGCAGCAGAAGATTTAAAACCAATTCACATGCCAAGTAACTCTGGTGTGCCTATTATTGCGTCTTTATTCTTCGGTCTTGCAGGTTTCGCATTAGTATTTAGCTGGTTCTGGCTTGCAGCAATCGGCGGCGTTGGTATTTTAGCTTGCTTAATCTATCGTTCATTCGATTATGACGATGGTTACTACGTAAGTGTTGATGAAATTAAAGAAACAGAACATATAGCATGA
- a CDS encoding cytochrome aa3 quinol oxidase subunit II — translation MQLKKAFWKLASLLPLSLLLFLGGCDKKLAVLNPQGPVAKAQYDLIVWSFLLMSLIIAIVFILFTVILIRYREKPENMDYEPPEQHGNTLLEIIWTLVPVIIVIALSIPTVKATYASEEVPKESKHIKPVEIYVTSANWKWLFSYPEEKIETVNYLNIPAGVPIQFKLTSVGPMNAFWVPELGGMKYTMDGMIMDLYLQADKPGSYLGRSANFSGEGFTHMEFEVEAKTKEKYDKWVKEVQQTAPKLTEDKYNEIVKPGVVGRMTFSSHHLSYVDPKSLEYCDYNYYKNKKK, via the coding sequence GTGCAACTAAAGAAAGCATTTTGGAAGTTGGCTTCGCTTCTTCCGTTATCATTACTTCTGTTCCTCGGCGGCTGTGATAAGAAACTCGCAGTATTAAATCCGCAAGGACCTGTTGCAAAAGCACAGTATGATTTAATTGTTTGGTCATTCTTGCTTATGTCATTAATTATCGCAATTGTATTCATCCTGTTTACAGTCATCTTGATTCGTTATCGTGAAAAACCAGAGAATATGGACTACGAGCCACCTGAACAACACGGTAACACATTATTAGAAATTATTTGGACGCTTGTTCCTGTTATTATCGTTATCGCATTATCGATCCCAACAGTAAAAGCAACTTACGCTTCGGAAGAGGTTCCGAAAGAGTCCAAACATATTAAACCAGTTGAAATTTATGTTACATCTGCAAACTGGAAATGGTTATTCAGTTACCCAGAGGAAAAAATTGAAACCGTTAACTATTTAAACATCCCAGCTGGTGTACCAATTCAATTCAAACTGACTTCTGTCGGCCCAATGAATGCTTTCTGGGTACCAGAACTTGGTGGTATGAAGTACACAATGGATGGCATGATTATGGACCTTTATTTACAAGCTGATAAGCCAGGTTCTTACCTAGGCCGTAGCGCGAACTTCTCTGGTGAAGGATTCACTCACATGGAGTTCGAAGTTGAAGCAAAAACTAAAGAGAAATATGACAAGTGGGTTAAAGAAGTACAACAAACTGCTCCTAAACTAACAGAAGATAAGTACAACGAAATTGTTAAACCTGGTGTAGTTGGTCGTATGACATTCTCTAGTCACCACTTAAGTTATGTAGATCCGAAATCACTTGAATATTGTGATTACAACTACTACAAAAACAAAAAAAAATAA
- a CDS encoding amino acid permease — translation MNQQVEQTDLKRTMKSRHLFMIALGGVIGTGLFMGSGQIVHNAGPGGAILAFLVGGFVMYLTMLCLGELSVAMPEAGSFQSYASKFISPGFGFVVGWMYWLNWAVTVGVELTTVSILMKRWFPDVSSWIWCVTFAAALFLVNALSAKAYAEAEFWFASVKVATIVVFIVLGGAVMFGLLDFNGKPAPMLHNFTENGGLFPNGALAVLLTMITVNYSFQGTELIGIASGESENPEKTIPKAIKNTIWRTLFFFVLAISVVVGLLPWQEANLVESPFVLVFDVAGVPYAADIMNFVIITAVLSVANSGLYANSRMLWAMAKQGMASPAFTKLTKKGVPLNALIFSLIFASLSLLTSVFAADTVFLILTSIAAMAAVVVWMSIAASQFFFRRNFVKNGGDINDLKYRTPLYPLVPIVAFSLNFITFVSLAFIPDQRIALYCGIPFMIICYILYQVKYKKVVTIEHQINIKQEIN, via the coding sequence ATGAATCAACAAGTAGAACAAACAGATTTAAAACGAACAATGAAAAGTAGACACCTATTTATGATTGCACTTGGTGGTGTTATCGGAACTGGCCTATTTATGGGATCTGGTCAAATCGTCCATAATGCTGGTCCTGGTGGAGCTATTCTTGCATTTTTAGTCGGTGGATTTGTTATGTATTTAACGATGTTATGTCTTGGTGAATTATCCGTTGCTATGCCAGAAGCAGGTTCATTCCAAAGCTATGCAAGCAAATTTATTTCACCTGGTTTTGGGTTTGTTGTCGGTTGGATGTATTGGTTAAATTGGGCGGTTACAGTTGGAGTAGAGTTAACAACTGTAAGTATTTTAATGAAACGTTGGTTTCCAGACGTTTCTTCGTGGATTTGGTGTGTTACATTTGCAGCAGCACTCTTCCTTGTAAACGCTTTATCAGCAAAAGCATATGCAGAAGCAGAATTTTGGTTCGCAAGTGTAAAAGTCGCAACTATTGTTGTTTTCATCGTACTCGGTGGCGCAGTTATGTTCGGTCTACTAGACTTTAACGGAAAACCAGCTCCAATGCTTCACAATTTCACTGAAAATGGCGGATTATTTCCAAATGGTGCATTAGCTGTTCTTCTTACGATGATTACAGTAAATTACTCCTTCCAGGGAACAGAATTAATCGGAATTGCTTCAGGAGAAAGTGAAAATCCTGAAAAAACAATTCCTAAAGCAATCAAAAATACCATTTGGCGAACTTTATTCTTCTTCGTCCTAGCAATATCAGTTGTTGTAGGTTTACTCCCGTGGCAAGAGGCTAATCTAGTCGAAAGTCCATTTGTACTTGTATTTGATGTGGCTGGTGTTCCATATGCAGCAGACATTATGAACTTTGTTATTATTACAGCTGTATTATCCGTGGCCAATTCTGGTTTATACGCAAATTCTCGTATGCTTTGGGCTATGGCAAAACAAGGAATGGCAAGTCCAGCATTTACGAAGTTAACGAAAAAAGGTGTGCCACTCAACGCATTAATTTTCAGTCTAATCTTTGCAAGTTTGTCTCTATTAACAAGTGTATTTGCGGCAGATACTGTCTTTTTAATTTTAACATCTATCGCAGCAATGGCTGCCGTTGTCGTTTGGATGTCAATTGCGGCTTCACAGTTTTTCTTCCGTAGAAATTTCGTGAAAAACGGTGGCGACATAAATGATTTAAAATATCGTACACCACTTTATCCGCTTGTTCCAATCGTAGCGTTCTCACTCAATTTCATTACATTTGTTAGTTTAGCTTTCATCCCAGATCAGAGAATCGCTCTTTATTGCGGCATTCCATTTATGATTATTTGTTACATTTTATACCAAGTAAAATATAAAAAAGTTGTCACAATTGAACATCAAATAAATATAAAACAAGAAATAAACTAA
- a CDS encoding C39 family peptidase, whose protein sequence is MKKLKYLFVFGIILAAAFFIGKDKIIQKAQVFRLEFLSEMKEATMIENVPFIKQLPELPRGCEVTSLAMLLQYKGVQVDKMQLASEIHRVPFEQNGLRGNPYEGFVGNIYTKAEPGYGVYNQPIFNLAEKYVPEKVVNLTGRDVQDMYKVVSSGSPVWVIINTTFKPLAESSFETWKTSSGEVKITYFEHSVVVIGYDQNFVYVNDPLKNNPRLAVPRTEFEQAWEQMGKQAITIL, encoded by the coding sequence ATGAAAAAGTTAAAATATCTTTTTGTTTTTGGAATTATACTTGCTGCCGCGTTTTTTATAGGGAAAGATAAAATTATACAAAAGGCGCAAGTATTCCGTTTAGAGTTTCTATCTGAAATGAAAGAAGCGACTATGATTGAAAATGTTCCGTTTATAAAGCAGTTACCAGAATTACCTCGTGGATGTGAAGTGACAAGCTTAGCTATGTTGCTACAATATAAAGGTGTGCAAGTAGATAAGATGCAACTTGCTAGCGAAATTCATCGTGTTCCATTTGAACAAAATGGTTTACGTGGAAATCCTTATGAGGGGTTCGTTGGAAATATTTATACGAAGGCAGAGCCAGGATATGGTGTATATAATCAACCTATTTTTAATTTAGCGGAAAAATATGTTCCTGAAAAAGTAGTTAATTTAACAGGTAGAGACGTGCAAGATATGTATAAAGTAGTTAGTTCTGGTTCGCCGGTATGGGTCATTATTAATACAACGTTTAAGCCATTAGCTGAGAGTAGTTTTGAAACATGGAAAACAAGCTCTGGCGAAGTGAAAATTACATATTTTGAGCATAGTGTAGTAGTAATTGGATATGATCAAAACTTTGTGTATGTAAATGATCCGCTTAAAAACAATCCGCGTTTGGCTGTTCCGCGAACAGAGTTTGAGCAAGCTTGGGAGCAAATGGGGAAACAAGCGATTACTATTTTATAA
- a CDS encoding amidohydrolase: MDVAKELVLSKNQLVEWRRHFHKYPELSFQEEKTSQFVFDILRKIPYLEVSRPTKYSVMARLIGKQPGKIVAVRADMDALPIHEENEFDFISAYPGVMHACGHDGHIAILLGVVHKLVEEREKMKGEIRFLFQHAEENFPGGAEEMVAAGVMEGVDYIIGAHLWASLEVGKIGVIYGPAMAAPDVFKITIEGKGGHAGIPHETVDSIAIGTQVVTQIQQIVSRLTNPLDSLVVSVTQFHAGTTHNVIPEQAEIEGTVRSLRHELREETEQRIEQIVKHVTGAYGAGYTFSYEYGYRPVVNDYEVTEIIEQTALQLYGRERVTRLQPTMAGEDFSAFLQKAPGTFFFIGAGNKEKGIIYPHHHPRFTIDEDALPIGVEVFVSSIMNFISKGE; encoded by the coding sequence ATGGATGTTGCAAAAGAACTTGTTTTGTCAAAGAATCAGTTGGTTGAGTGGAGAAGACATTTTCATAAGTATCCAGAGCTATCTTTTCAAGAAGAGAAAACATCGCAGTTTGTGTTCGATATACTTCGGAAAATCCCATATTTAGAAGTGTCAAGACCTACTAAATATAGTGTAATGGCAAGGTTGATTGGTAAGCAACCTGGTAAAATAGTTGCAGTTCGAGCTGATATGGATGCTCTTCCTATTCATGAAGAAAATGAGTTTGATTTTATTTCTGCATACCCAGGTGTGATGCATGCATGTGGTCATGATGGACATATAGCGATATTACTTGGAGTCGTACATAAGTTAGTAGAAGAAAGAGAGAAGATGAAAGGGGAGATTCGTTTTCTATTCCAACACGCTGAAGAAAACTTTCCTGGAGGTGCAGAGGAAATGGTCGCAGCAGGTGTAATGGAAGGTGTGGATTATATTATTGGTGCTCACCTTTGGGCGTCGTTAGAGGTTGGGAAAATAGGTGTAATTTATGGTCCTGCAATGGCTGCACCAGATGTTTTTAAAATTACGATAGAAGGAAAAGGTGGACATGCTGGAATCCCTCATGAAACGGTTGATAGTATTGCCATCGGCACACAAGTTGTTACACAAATTCAGCAAATTGTATCTCGTCTCACGAATCCGTTAGATTCCCTTGTAGTATCTGTTACGCAATTTCATGCTGGGACAACTCATAATGTGATTCCAGAACAAGCGGAGATTGAAGGGACAGTGCGGAGTTTAAGACATGAATTGCGAGAAGAAACAGAGCAAAGAATTGAGCAGATTGTGAAGCATGTGACAGGTGCTTACGGAGCGGGATATACGTTTTCTTATGAATATGGATATCGACCGGTAGTAAATGACTATGAAGTTACAGAGATTATTGAGCAAACAGCATTACAGCTTTATGGAAGGGAACGAGTTACTCGTTTACAGCCGACGATGGCCGGGGAAGATTTTTCAGCGTTTTTACAAAAGGCACCAGGGACATTCTTTTTTATCGGAGCGGGAAATAAAGAGAAAGGAATTATATATCCTCACCATCACCCTCGTTTTACGATTGATGAAGATGCATTACCGATTGGCGTGGAAGTTTTTGTATCATCTATTATGAATTTCATAAGTAAAGGAGAATGA
- a CDS encoding DUF3311 domain-containing protein: MKKIHVLALIPVFCLVIGPVFANSVTPYILGMPFLLFWVLLSVLITSLCMGIVYVFDPANKGDVK; the protein is encoded by the coding sequence ATGAAGAAAATACACGTATTAGCGCTTATTCCAGTTTTTTGTTTAGTTATTGGACCTGTATTTGCTAATTCAGTTACTCCTTACATATTAGGGATGCCATTTTTATTATTTTGGGTATTATTATCGGTTCTCATTACGTCTCTTTGTATGGGGATTGTGTACGTATTCGATCCTGCTAATAAGGGGGATGTAAAATGA
- a CDS encoding sodium:solute symporter family protein, producing the protein MTALLIIILFLFLALFLGIRAQHGKDMNLEQWSVGGRGFGTIFVFLLMAGEIYTTFTFLGGSGWAYSKGAPTFYILGYGALAYILSYFLLPPVWKYAKEHNLVSQPDFFVKKYKSQTLGIIVSIIGVISIIPYLVLQLKGLGIIVSEASYGRVSPVIAVWIGAIVITIYVMVSGIHGSAWTAALKDIMILFIVMFLGIYLPYHYYGGFQPMFEAVEAAKPGFLSLPDEGMSISWFVSTIVLTALGFYMWPHTFASAFSAKNEKVFRKNAAIMPLYSLVLLFVFFAGFAAILQVPGLKGGDVDLSLFRLALQTFDPWFIGIIGSAGVLTALVPGSMLVMAASTLLAKNIYRTMVPTASDRQVAKAAKLFVPVVTLVAVLFTFKGGETIGALLLMGYSIVTQLFPALVCSLFPHQIITKQGAIAGMGIGLLVVAYITLSGSTIATMFPGFPQYIKDLNVGIVALLMNMIVMFIVSWFTKSVSIKKDNIIVEK; encoded by the coding sequence ATGACCGCATTACTTATCATTATTTTGTTTTTGTTTCTCGCACTATTTTTAGGAATTCGGGCGCAACATGGAAAAGATATGAATTTAGAGCAATGGTCAGTTGGTGGAAGAGGATTTGGCACTATTTTTGTTTTTCTTCTTATGGCAGGTGAAATTTATACGACGTTCACATTTTTAGGTGGAAGTGGATGGGCGTATAGTAAAGGAGCACCTACTTTCTATATTTTAGGTTATGGTGCATTAGCTTATATTTTATCTTACTTTTTATTGCCGCCAGTTTGGAAGTATGCGAAAGAGCATAATCTTGTGTCGCAGCCGGATTTTTTTGTGAAGAAATATAAGAGTCAGACACTTGGCATTATCGTTTCTATCATCGGGGTTATTTCGATTATCCCATACCTTGTTTTACAGTTAAAAGGATTAGGAATTATCGTTTCGGAAGCCTCTTACGGAAGGGTATCACCAGTTATTGCAGTGTGGATTGGCGCAATTGTTATAACGATATATGTAATGGTTTCAGGTATACATGGCTCTGCTTGGACAGCTGCTTTGAAGGATATTATGATACTGTTTATCGTTATGTTTTTAGGTATATATTTACCATATCATTATTATGGAGGATTTCAGCCGATGTTCGAAGCTGTAGAAGCAGCAAAACCAGGCTTTTTATCTTTACCTGATGAAGGAATGAGCATTTCTTGGTTTGTTTCTACGATTGTATTAACAGCTCTCGGTTTCTATATGTGGCCCCATACATTCGCTTCTGCTTTCTCTGCAAAAAATGAAAAAGTATTTCGTAAAAATGCGGCAATTATGCCATTGTATTCTTTAGTTTTACTTTTCGTGTTCTTTGCAGGGTTTGCAGCTATCTTGCAAGTTCCCGGATTAAAAGGAGGGGATGTAGACCTTTCGTTATTCCGTCTGGCTCTTCAAACCTTTGATCCTTGGTTTATTGGGATTATTGGTAGTGCTGGGGTTTTAACAGCATTGGTTCCAGGTTCTATGCTTGTCATGGCCGCTTCTACATTATTAGCGAAAAATATTTACCGAACAATGGTCCCGACTGCTTCGGATCGACAGGTCGCTAAAGCGGCGAAATTATTTGTTCCGGTAGTAACGCTTGTAGCTGTTTTGTTCACTTTTAAAGGTGGAGAAACGATAGGGGCACTTCTTTTAATGGGGTATAGTATAGTGACACAACTTTTCCCAGCACTTGTATGTAGTTTGTTTCCACATCAGATTATTACGAAGCAAGGGGCAATTGCAGGAATGGGGATTGGGCTGTTAGTGGTCGCATATATTACTTTATCTGGTTCAACTATAGCTACAATGTTTCCGGGTTTCCCCCAATATATAAAAGATTTAAATGTAGGAATAGTCGCATTGTTAATGAATATGATTGTGATGTTTATCGTTAGTTGGTTCACGAAAAGTGTATCGATAAAGAAAGACAATATAATAGTAGAAAAGTAA